A genomic segment from Chitinophaga niabensis encodes:
- a CDS encoding caspase family protein, with product MSKGYSLHIGLNNIDPANYPGVPDLNAAVNDAVFWESYAKKLGYETRSLHNKSATDTAVLDALHEYAEKLKPGDILLLTYAGHGSQIPNEKGNDFADEKNDQTWCLYNRELLDDELFEAFSQFKEGTRILIVSDSCHSGTMARALPDGSNLSDLLADGLDRAVASRGLRSRKLPLGVEQQVAQRFGKTVYQPLQKKYKNKAQVEGVKASVKLLAACQDDQTTFDGEANGVFTESFIDLFRNPKFKKATAETLIDEIRERYYFPRPNFFQYGGIIPSFDRSFPFLIEIPDAAVVKGTRDPDLSPSKVSRSLTAEEQWDDVKVKRNAQLLIETTTPLNDKLVGGKDIEILEKKGNLLSIELLNTPHEHAWSAAHALQQALKAQGVDATVEPTLSVSPAQDKRATREGDINNPDFIKEWPPTHNDATGRIGWHLDDEHSQLGKAQKEVLTKPGAHVRIAHFDTGYIAGHVALPEKLDLVNQRSFINKEDASQAIDKADSGQDGHGLGTITLLAGKQVKKSDTFDEYEGYIGGMPFADVIPMRISESVVILNDKNFSEAIDYAIEKGCEVITMSMAGKPSNRMARAVNKAYEAGIVLVSAASNCWYKGTGALLPKCVMYPAAFERVIAATGAMYDHHPYDVKFLKAEQRAIGTQYMQGSWGPASRMTRALAAYTPNTPWASTHHAFLRSGGGTSSATPQVAAAAAIYIAYHREEMEQKGYYKEGRKWMKVEAVRNALYASANRDFAEWEKYYGNGILRAYDALQVPVPDESKLEKAPSAESSLFGVVETIGSFFKRRKLFRSAAPKPPEEAVAMELVHLLQTDPQFFELYSTMDLSDPAEVEKVIETQAFQEKVLKSPYASNYLKEAVLLT from the coding sequence ATGTCAAAAGGTTATTCATTGCACATTGGTTTAAATAATATCGACCCCGCCAATTATCCCGGTGTGCCTGATCTGAACGCCGCAGTGAACGATGCCGTTTTCTGGGAGTCTTACGCAAAGAAACTCGGTTACGAAACCAGATCCCTGCACAACAAATCCGCAACGGATACCGCAGTGCTGGATGCGTTACACGAGTATGCCGAAAAACTCAAACCGGGAGACATCCTGCTGTTAACCTACGCAGGCCACGGCAGCCAGATCCCCAATGAAAAAGGCAATGATTTTGCAGATGAAAAGAATGACCAGACCTGGTGTTTATATAACCGTGAATTACTGGATGATGAATTGTTCGAAGCCTTCAGTCAGTTTAAAGAAGGAACACGGATCCTCATTGTGAGTGATAGCTGCCATTCCGGTACCATGGCCAGAGCTTTGCCGGATGGTTCAAACCTGAGTGACCTGCTCGCAGATGGTTTGGACAGAGCAGTCGCCTCCCGGGGATTACGTTCCCGCAAATTACCTTTGGGCGTGGAACAACAGGTGGCACAACGTTTTGGAAAAACCGTCTATCAACCTTTACAGAAGAAGTATAAAAATAAAGCGCAGGTGGAAGGTGTGAAAGCATCCGTGAAATTGCTCGCTGCCTGCCAGGATGATCAAACCACTTTCGATGGAGAAGCAAACGGCGTATTCACAGAATCCTTTATCGATCTGTTCAGGAATCCCAAATTCAAAAAGGCCACGGCAGAAACACTGATCGATGAGATAAGGGAACGATATTATTTCCCCCGCCCTAACTTCTTCCAATACGGCGGTATTATCCCTTCTTTCGATAGATCTTTTCCCTTCCTCATAGAAATACCAGATGCCGCCGTAGTAAAAGGCACACGGGATCCTGATCTCAGCCCTTCAAAAGTATCCCGCTCTTTAACGGCAGAAGAACAATGGGATGATGTAAAAGTGAAGAGGAATGCACAACTCCTTATTGAAACAACCACACCATTGAATGATAAATTAGTAGGAGGGAAGGACATTGAAATATTGGAAAAGAAAGGCAATTTACTGTCAATAGAATTATTAAATACGCCACACGAACATGCCTGGAGTGCAGCACACGCACTGCAACAGGCATTAAAAGCACAGGGAGTCGATGCCACAGTAGAACCCACGCTCAGTGTAAGCCCTGCACAGGATAAACGTGCCACAAGAGAGGGAGACATCAACAATCCAGACTTCATCAAAGAATGGCCACCCACTCATAATGATGCAACCGGCCGTATCGGCTGGCACCTGGATGATGAACATTCCCAGTTAGGCAAAGCACAGAAAGAAGTGCTCACCAAACCCGGTGCCCATGTACGCATTGCCCATTTTGATACAGGCTACATCGCAGGCCACGTTGCCCTGCCGGAAAAACTGGACCTGGTAAATCAACGCAGCTTTATCAATAAAGAAGATGCCTCCCAGGCTATCGATAAAGCAGACTCCGGCCAGGATGGTCATGGCTTAGGTACCATCACCTTACTGGCAGGCAAACAGGTAAAGAAGAGCGATACCTTCGATGAATACGAAGGATACATAGGCGGTATGCCTTTTGCAGATGTGATCCCCATGCGCATATCCGAGTCCGTAGTGATCCTGAACGACAAGAATTTCAGCGAAGCCATTGACTATGCCATTGAGAAAGGTTGTGAAGTGATCACCATGTCCATGGCCGGCAAACCCAGCAACAGGATGGCCCGCGCGGTGAACAAAGCGTACGAAGCAGGCATTGTACTGGTATCTGCTGCGAGCAACTGCTGGTATAAAGGAACAGGGGCTTTACTTCCCAAATGTGTAATGTATCCGGCTGCATTTGAAAGAGTGATTGCAGCCACCGGAGCCATGTACGATCACCATCCATATGATGTGAAATTCCTGAAAGCAGAGCAACGTGCTATCGGCACGCAATACATGCAAGGCTCCTGGGGCCCTGCTTCCAGGATGACCCGCGCATTGGCAGCATATACACCTAACACCCCATGGGCTTCCACGCATCATGCCTTCCTGCGCAGCGGCGGCGGTACTTCTTCCGCCACACCACAGGTAGCCGCAGCCGCAGCCATATATATTGCTTATCACAGGGAGGAGATGGAACAAAAAGGTTACTACAAAGAAGGCCGCAAATGGATGAAAGTAGAAGCCGTACGCAATGCCCTGTATGCATCCGCTAACAGGGATTTCGCCGAATGGGAGAAATATTATGGTAACGGCATCCTCAGAGCATACGATGCATTACAGGTACCTGTACCGGATGAATCCAAACTGGAGAAAGCCCCTTCTGCAGAAAGCAGCCTGTTTGGCGTAGTAGAAACCATCGGCTCCTTCTTCAAACGGCGTAAACTCTTCAGAAGCGCAGCGCCCAAACCACCGGAGGAAGCAGTAGCCATGGAACTGGTACATTTGTTGCAAACCGATCCGCAGTTCTTTGAACTGTATTCCACTATGGATCTCAGCGATCCCGCCGAAGTGGAGAAAGTGATTGAAACGCAGGCATTCCAGGAGAAGGTATTAAAATCCCCATACGCCTCTAATTATTTAAAGGAGGCAGTACTGCTGACATAG
- a CDS encoding GyrI-like domain-containing protein, translating into MKTESINAFNLIGLSLRTTNENGQAFQDIPALWQQFMSQNIAGAIPNKTDPAIYCLYTNYELDHTKPYTVIIGCKVSTLDEIPEGLTGGSFQSGNYVRRTAKGDLQKGAVVEEWQNIWAANLPRKFTADFEVYGEKAQDPGNAEVDIFIAV; encoded by the coding sequence ATGAAAACAGAATCCATCAACGCATTTAACCTCATCGGCCTCTCCCTTCGTACCACCAACGAAAACGGCCAGGCCTTTCAGGACATCCCTGCCCTCTGGCAGCAGTTCATGTCCCAAAACATAGCCGGAGCGATCCCCAACAAGACCGATCCGGCTATTTATTGCCTTTACACCAACTATGAGCTGGACCACACAAAGCCTTACACGGTGATCATTGGCTGTAAAGTATCCACCCTGGACGAGATCCCTGAAGGCTTGACCGGGGGCAGCTTCCAGTCCGGAAATTACGTTCGCCGCACAGCCAAAGGCGATCTGCAGAAAGGCGCCGTTGTAGAGGAATGGCAAAATATCTGGGCTGCCAACCTGCCCCGGAAATTTACAGCAGACTTCGAAGTATACGGGGAAAAAGCGCAGGACCCCGGAAATGCAGAAGTTGATATCTTTATCGCCGTATGA
- a CDS encoding DUF1801 domain-containing protein translates to MKPIDEYYHYKEEPVKSCLMALREYILQLDPHITEAWKYKMPFFCYKGKMFCYLWIHKKTLQPYIGIVEGRQIEHPLLIQEARARMKIMLFNAEEDIPIKIVGKILKQALALYK, encoded by the coding sequence ATGAAACCCATAGACGAATATTATCATTATAAGGAAGAACCCGTAAAAAGCTGCCTGATGGCACTCCGGGAATACATCCTGCAACTGGACCCCCATATAACGGAGGCCTGGAAGTACAAAATGCCTTTCTTCTGCTATAAGGGAAAGATGTTCTGTTACCTTTGGATCCACAAGAAAACCCTCCAGCCCTATATAGGCATCGTGGAAGGCCGCCAGATCGAACATCCCCTCCTGATCCAGGAAGCCCGCGCCAGGATGAAGATCATGTTATTCAATGCGGAGGAGGACATCCCCATAAAAATCGTAGGTAAGATATTGAAGCAGGCTTTGGCCCTGTATAAATAG